The Microlunatus antarcticus genome window below encodes:
- a CDS encoding ATP-dependent DNA ligase, translated as MLLERLANTWGALGATRSRLAKRDLIVAVLADLGDGDDLETVVSYLIGSLRQRRTGVGGRSLGDLPAPATVATLTVAEVHEAFEAISALAGPGSVAVRAAAVEALFARATGPEQHFLRGLVFGELRQGASEAAVQEALAVAYEVPVAAVRRAAMLRSSTVAAAALLHAGGLAALESVGLAVGTAVQPMLAASEPDPAAAVERSGLPAMVDAKLDGIRVQVHRDGAAVRVFTRSLDDITARLPEVVNAVLALPHQRLVLDGEVLALRDDGRPEVFQAVASRTMSSLDVPAAERRLPLRPFFFDVLHADGRDFLDVSLRERAAAMESLLPADLIVPRVVATSTEEVETVFADWVGQGFEGVVVKNLDAPYAAGRRSSGWVKLKPRHTFDLVVVAVEWGHGRRQGWLSNLHLAARDPDRGFVMLGKTFKGLTDETLRWQTEHFLGLETRRTRGVVFVEPTTVVEIAIDGLQVSTRYPGGVALRFARVLRYRPDKSAEEADLLETVRALSPVLPVGEPE; from the coding sequence ATGCTGCTCGAGCGACTGGCGAACACCTGGGGCGCGCTCGGCGCCACCCGCAGCCGGCTCGCCAAGCGGGACCTGATCGTCGCGGTCCTGGCCGACCTGGGGGACGGCGACGACCTCGAGACCGTGGTGTCGTACCTGATCGGTTCGTTGCGCCAGCGCCGGACGGGGGTGGGGGGACGTTCGCTCGGCGACCTGCCCGCGCCGGCCACCGTCGCGACGCTGACCGTCGCCGAGGTCCACGAGGCCTTCGAGGCCATCTCCGCCCTCGCGGGGCCGGGCTCGGTCGCCGTGCGGGCGGCCGCGGTGGAGGCGCTCTTCGCGCGGGCGACCGGGCCCGAGCAGCACTTCCTGCGGGGCCTGGTCTTCGGCGAGCTCCGTCAGGGCGCCTCGGAGGCAGCGGTCCAGGAGGCGCTCGCCGTCGCGTACGAGGTCCCCGTGGCGGCCGTACGCCGGGCGGCGATGCTGCGTTCCTCGACCGTGGCCGCCGCCGCCCTGCTGCACGCGGGCGGGCTGGCGGCGCTGGAGTCGGTCGGGCTGGCGGTCGGCACGGCGGTGCAACCGATGCTCGCGGCCAGCGAGCCGGACCCCGCGGCGGCCGTGGAGCGCTCGGGGCTCCCGGCGATGGTCGACGCCAAGCTCGACGGCATCCGCGTCCAGGTGCACCGCGACGGCGCTGCGGTGCGGGTCTTCACGCGCAGCCTGGACGACATCACCGCGCGGCTGCCCGAGGTGGTCAACGCGGTCCTCGCGCTGCCGCACCAGCGCCTGGTGCTCGACGGCGAGGTGCTGGCCCTGCGCGACGACGGGCGGCCCGAGGTCTTCCAGGCGGTGGCCTCGCGGACGATGAGCAGCCTCGACGTCCCGGCCGCCGAGCGCCGCCTGCCGCTGCGGCCGTTCTTCTTCGACGTCCTGCACGCCGACGGCCGGGACTTCCTCGACGTCTCTCTGCGGGAGCGCGCCGCGGCGATGGAGTCCCTGCTGCCCGCCGACCTGATCGTCCCGCGGGTCGTGGCGACGAGCACCGAGGAGGTCGAGACGGTCTTCGCCGACTGGGTCGGCCAGGGCTTCGAGGGGGTCGTGGTCAAGAACCTCGACGCCCCGTACGCGGCCGGTCGCCGCAGCTCGGGGTGGGTCAAGCTCAAGCCCCGGCACACCTTCGACCTGGTCGTCGTGGCGGTGGAGTGGGGCCACGGCCGCCGGCAGGGCTGGCTGTCGAACCTCCACCTCGCGGCCCGGGACCCCGACCGCGGCTTCGTGATGCTGGGCAAGACCTTCAAGGGGTTGACCGACGAGACGCTGCGCTGGCAGACCGAGCACTTCCTCGGCCTCGAGACGCGGCGTACGCGCGGGGTCGTCTTCGTGGAGCCGACGACGGTGGTGGAGATCGCGATCGACGGGCTGCAGGTCTCGACGCGCTACCCCGGCGGCGTGGCCCTGCGCTTCGCGCGCGTCCTCCGCTACCGCCCCGACAAGTCGGCCGAGGAGGCGGACCTGCTGGAGACGGTGCGGGCCCTGAGCCCGGTGCTGCCGGTGGGCGAACCGGAGTAG